The Planctomycetota bacterium DNA window TCGGCAAGCCCGCCGATATCGCCACGTTCCACGTCGCGACGGGCGCGGGGTTGTTGCTCGCGGTCGCGCTGCTGAGTGCGAAGCAGATCAGGCGGTTCGGTCTCGTTCCGCAGCGAGCGGAGACTCCGGCCGAAGCCAGGTCGTTTGAAAGCGTTCCGTCGGTCGCGGTGTCGTAGAGTCGCGGCCACGGAATGTCTGAAGTTGCCCCGACGATTCTCGACGACGCCCGGCCCGCCGGTGACGACGCGTCGACACGATCGACGGCGCTGGCCGTGTACGAGCTGACCAAGCCGCGGATGAACTTCCTCGTGCTCGTCACGACGGCCGTCGGATTCGCAGCAGCGGCGGGCGTAGCGACGGTGACGCAGTTCGCGGCACTCGTCGCGCTCGCCCACACGCTGCTTGGCACCGCCTTCTCGGCCGCCGGAGCAAGCGTGCTGAATCAATGGCTGGAGCAGGACGTCGACGCACGCATGCCGCGGACGCAAGGTCGGCCGCTGGTGACAGGCGAGCTGTCGCCGGCGTTCGCGCTCGGATTTGGAGTCGCCTTGTCCGTCGCGGGCGTTGTCTACCTGTTTCTCACTACCGGGCCGGTGCCTGCGATGCTGTCGGCGTCGACGATCGCGTTGTACGTGCTCGTCTACACGCCGATGAAACGGTCGTCGGCCTGGTGCACGGTGGTCGGCGCGGTCCCCGGTGCCCTGCCGCCGGTCATCGGCGTTGCGGCAGCGTCGGGCGGCGAGATCGGCGTGCTGGGCGTCGGCCTGTTCGGCATCCTCTTCGCCTGGCAGATGCCGCACTTCTACGGCCTGGCGACGATGTACCAGTCCGACTACGCCGCCGGCGGCCTGCGGATGCTCCCCGGCGAACCGGATGGCCGACGTCGCACCGTGCGGCAGACGATCGCCTACTGCGTCGTGCTGATTCCCGTGTCGCTGCTGCCGATCGCGTCGCCGCACATCGGATGGGTCTACGCCGTCCCGGCAGTCCTGCTGGGCGTGTGGTACTTGCGATCAGGTATCGCGATGGCAAGCGACGACAGTCGCTACGCAGCGAAACGCGTTTTTCTGACGTCGATTGCGTACCTGCCAGCGTTGCTGACAGCGCTGGTCATCGACGCTTGGATTTAGAGTTTCCGCTCACCGCTAATCGAAGTCGTCGATCAGTTCGCTTCTTGCAATCGATATCCGACACCGCGGACGGTGTGGACGAGCCAGCTGTACTCACCCAGCTTCTTGCGGATCGCTGTGACGTGGACGTCGATGGCGCGGTCGGTGACGAAGACGTCGGTGCCCATCGCCTTGTCCATGAGGCGGTCGCGTGACAACACCCGGCCGCCGGCTTCGACGAGGGCTTTGAGTAGTTTGAACTCGGTCAGCGTTAGCTTCACCAGCTCGCCGCCGGCGTGGACTTCGTGCTTGTCCAGGTCCATCACC harbors:
- the cyoE gene encoding heme o synthase, whose product is MSEVAPTILDDARPAGDDASTRSTALAVYELTKPRMNFLVLVTTAVGFAAAAGVATVTQFAALVALAHTLLGTAFSAAGASVLNQWLEQDVDARMPRTQGRPLVTGELSPAFALGFGVALSVAGVVYLFLTTGPVPAMLSASTIALYVLVYTPMKRSSAWCTVVGAVPGALPPVIGVAAASGGEIGVLGVGLFGILFAWQMPHFYGLATMYQSDYAAGGLRMLPGEPDGRRRTVRQTIAYCVVLIPVSLLPIASPHIGWVYAVPAVLLGVWYLRSGIAMASDDSRYAAKRVFLTSIAYLPALLTALVIDAWI